One window of Nocardia nova SH22a genomic DNA carries:
- a CDS encoding short-chain fatty acyl-CoA regulator family protein — translation MRKMYAGARLRRLREERRMTQAALAKSLELSPSYLNQLERDQRPLTIPVLLKLNSTFDLDVQFFAADSDARLVSDLHEVLVEAAGGTAPPAAEVEDLATRLPEVAKTIVAMHRRLRATTDQLDLLSSKVATPTGAPGVPMPYEDVRDFFYDHHNHIPQLDLAAEQLFDECGLSIGSIDRQLARVAEERAGVTVLVRGDGADPGVPKRRYDPETRVLTLARRLRPGQRAFQIATTLAFLLHGKLLDEVLDATPALVGESRALARVGLANYFAGALVLPYGRFLRSAEELAYDIDLLSLRFEVGFETVCHRLSTLQRQGQRGVPFFFVRTDRAGNISKRQSATAFHFSRVGGSCPLWVVHDAFSQPGRILTQVAAMPDGRRYLWIARTTHPGPHGFGTAAKEFAVGLGCDIEYADRLVYSKGLQLDEPAAAVPIGAGCKVCERAACPQRAFPQIGRPLAVTENTSVDLPYPPSAQ, via the coding sequence GTGCGCAAGATGTATGCGGGTGCCCGGTTACGGCGGTTGCGCGAGGAACGACGGATGACCCAGGCCGCCCTGGCCAAGTCGTTGGAGCTTTCGCCCAGCTATCTCAATCAGCTCGAACGCGATCAGCGGCCGCTCACCATTCCCGTTCTGCTGAAACTGAATTCGACCTTCGATCTGGACGTCCAGTTCTTCGCCGCGGATTCCGACGCCCGGCTGGTCTCGGATCTGCACGAGGTGCTGGTGGAGGCCGCCGGCGGCACCGCACCACCGGCCGCCGAGGTCGAGGATCTCGCCACCCGCCTGCCCGAGGTCGCCAAGACCATCGTGGCCATGCACCGCAGACTGCGCGCGACCACCGATCAACTCGATCTGCTGTCGTCGAAGGTCGCGACACCGACCGGCGCTCCCGGGGTGCCCATGCCCTACGAGGACGTGCGCGACTTCTTCTACGATCACCACAATCACATCCCGCAGCTGGATCTGGCCGCCGAACAACTCTTCGACGAGTGCGGGCTGAGTATCGGATCGATCGATCGCCAGCTGGCCCGCGTCGCCGAGGAACGCGCGGGTGTCACGGTGCTGGTGCGCGGCGACGGCGCCGATCCGGGCGTCCCGAAGCGCCGCTACGACCCCGAGACCCGCGTCCTCACCCTGGCGCGGCGCCTGCGGCCCGGGCAGCGGGCCTTCCAGATCGCCACGACTCTCGCGTTCCTGTTGCACGGAAAGCTGCTCGACGAGGTACTCGACGCCACCCCCGCACTGGTCGGCGAATCGCGAGCGCTCGCCCGGGTGGGGCTGGCCAACTACTTCGCGGGTGCGCTGGTGCTGCCGTACGGGCGGTTCCTTCGGTCCGCCGAGGAACTCGCCTACGACATCGACCTGCTGTCGTTGCGCTTCGAGGTCGGATTCGAGACGGTCTGTCATCGGCTCAGCACCCTGCAGCGACAGGGGCAGCGCGGTGTGCCGTTCTTCTTCGTCCGCACCGACCGGGCCGGGAACATCTCGAAACGCCAGTCCGCCACGGCATTCCATTTCTCACGGGTGGGCGGCAGCTGCCCGCTGTGGGTGGTGCACGACGCGTTCTCCCAGCCCGGGCGCATCCTCACCCAGGTCGCCGCCATGCCCGACGGGCGGCGCTATCTGTGGATCGCCCGCACCACCCATCCCGGTCCGCACGGATTCGGCACGGCCGCCAAGGAATTCGCGGTGGGGCTGGGCTGCGACATCGAATACGCCGACCGGCTGGTGTATTCGAAGGGCCTGCAACTCGACGAACCCGCGGCGGCGGTGCCGATCGGCGCGGGATGCAAGGTGTGCGAACGCGCGGCCTGTCCGCAGCGGGCGTTCCCGCAGATCGGCCGCCCGCTGGCGGTCACCGAGAACACCAGCGTGGACCTGCCCTATCCCCCGTCCGCCCAGTGA
- the recG gene encoding ATP-dependent DNA helicase RecG: protein MATLADRLDHVLGVKAAEPLADAFDMHTVEDLLRHYPARYATQGQPLTEEAPEEGAHITVVGRVSKTELRPMRQRRGKLLKVDLDTGSAKPVEITFFNGDKVNYLVKQGVRAMMSGTVHWWRPDRWNLSHPSYLILPESAESVDTLTSVRGGGALRGLAESAKGAGGVDVSFFEREYIPVYPATAKVQSWDVLACVRQVLDQLDPIDDPLPRELREEHDLLGVSDALRLIHLPDSKSDIEQARGRLRFDEALALQLVLAERRHDAAGRTAHSCPPRTGGIAAEFEQRLPFELTAGQNKVIAEISADLSRPHPMHRLLQGEVGSGKTIVALHAMLQVVDAGLQCALLAPTEVLAAQHYRSLRGMLGDLGEAGELGAADQATKVVLLTGSMSAGAKKAALLDVVTGTAGIVIGTHALIQDAVEFFDLGMVIVDEQHRFGVEQRDALRAKAKEGITPHLLVMTATPIPRTIAMTTLGDLETSTLTELPRGRSPITTRVVPARMKPAWVDRAWERIREEVAEGRQAYVVCSRIGDEEDETGKPKSKGRKKSADADTGEGPTTHAALDVYETLRTGALADLRLGLLHGRLPTEDKDRVMRSFNDGEIDVLVCTTVVEVGVDVPNATVMVIVDADRFGVSQLHQLRGRVGRGKHPGLCLLITETSPMGTAMARLEAVSATLDGFELSVLDLRQRREGDVLGSAQSGTARSLKLLSLLDDLEVITAAQVLAREVVDADPGLTRHPGLASMMHAAVDSERLEYLAKS from the coding sequence ATGGCGACACTGGCCGACCGGCTCGATCACGTACTCGGTGTGAAGGCGGCCGAACCCCTGGCCGACGCCTTCGACATGCACACCGTCGAGGATCTGCTGCGCCACTATCCCGCGCGGTACGCGACGCAGGGGCAGCCGCTCACCGAGGAGGCGCCCGAGGAGGGCGCCCACATCACCGTGGTGGGCCGGGTGAGCAAGACCGAACTGCGGCCGATGCGCCAGCGCCGGGGCAAACTGCTGAAGGTCGACCTCGACACCGGCTCCGCGAAACCCGTGGAGATCACCTTCTTCAACGGCGACAAGGTGAATTACCTTGTCAAACAGGGTGTTCGGGCGATGATGTCGGGCACCGTGCACTGGTGGCGCCCCGACCGGTGGAATCTGTCGCACCCGTCCTATCTGATCCTGCCCGAGTCGGCCGAATCGGTGGACACGCTCACCTCGGTGCGCGGCGGGGGCGCGCTGCGCGGACTGGCCGAGAGCGCCAAAGGGGCGGGGGGAGTGGATGTCTCGTTCTTCGAACGGGAGTACATCCCGGTCTATCCGGCCACCGCGAAAGTGCAGAGCTGGGATGTGTTGGCCTGTGTCCGCCAGGTGCTCGATCAGCTCGATCCGATCGACGACCCGCTGCCGCGGGAACTGCGCGAGGAACACGATCTGCTCGGGGTGTCCGACGCCCTGCGCCTGATCCACCTGCCCGACAGTAAATCCGATATCGAACAGGCCAGGGGGAGGCTGCGTTTCGACGAGGCGCTCGCGCTGCAACTGGTGCTGGCCGAGCGCCGCCACGACGCGGCCGGTCGCACCGCACACTCCTGCCCGCCGCGCACCGGCGGTATCGCCGCCGAATTCGAGCAGCGGCTGCCGTTCGAACTCACCGCCGGTCAGAACAAGGTCATCGCCGAGATCTCCGCCGATCTGTCCCGGCCGCATCCCATGCACCGGTTGCTGCAGGGTGAGGTCGGCTCGGGCAAGACCATCGTGGCCCTGCACGCCATGCTCCAGGTGGTCGACGCCGGATTGCAGTGCGCACTGCTGGCGCCGACGGAAGTCCTTGCCGCCCAGCACTACCGGTCGCTGCGCGGGATGCTCGGCGATCTGGGCGAGGCCGGTGAGCTGGGCGCCGCGGACCAGGCCACCAAGGTGGTCCTGCTCACGGGCTCGATGTCGGCCGGTGCGAAGAAGGCCGCCCTGCTGGATGTGGTGACGGGGACGGCCGGAATCGTGATCGGCACCCATGCGCTGATCCAGGACGCGGTGGAATTCTTCGATCTGGGCATGGTGATCGTCGACGAACAGCACCGCTTCGGCGTCGAGCAGCGAGATGCGTTGCGGGCCAAGGCCAAAGAAGGCATCACACCGCATCTGCTGGTGATGACCGCGACCCCGATTCCACGCACCATCGCCATGACCACACTCGGTGATCTGGAGACCTCCACCCTCACCGAACTGCCGCGCGGGCGCTCACCCATCACCACCCGCGTGGTTCCCGCCCGGATGAAGCCCGCGTGGGTCGACCGCGCCTGGGAACGCATCCGCGAGGAGGTCGCCGAGGGCCGTCAGGCGTATGTGGTGTGCTCGCGCATCGGCGACGAGGAGGACGAGACCGGTAAACCGAAGTCCAAGGGGCGCAAGAAGTCCGCAGACGCCGACACCGGTGAGGGGCCCACCACCCACGCCGCCCTCGACGTGTACGAGACCTTGCGCACCGGTGCGCTGGCCGATCTCCGCCTCGGACTGTTGCACGGCCGCTTGCCCACCGAGGACAAGGACCGGGTGATGCGCTCGTTCAACGACGGCGAGATCGATGTCCTGGTGTGCACCACGGTCGTCGAGGTCGGCGTGGACGTGCCGAATGCGACGGTGATGGTGATCGTGGACGCCGACCGTTTCGGTGTCAGCCAGTTGCATCAGCTGCGCGGCCGGGTAGGGCGCGGCAAACATCCCGGCCTGTGCCTGCTCATCACCGAGACCTCGCCGATGGGCACCGCGATGGCCCGGCTGGAGGCGGTCTCGGCGACGCTGGACGGATTCGAACTGTCCGTTCTGGATCTGCGGCAGCGCCGGGAGGGCGATGTGCTGGGCTCCGCGCAGTCGGGCACCGCCCGCAGCCTGAAGCTGCTGTCACTGCTCGACGATCTCGAAGTCATCACCGCCGCACAGGTTCTCGCGCGTGAGGTCGTGGACGCCGATCCGGGACTGACGCGCCATCCCGGCCTGGCGAGCATGATGCACGCGGCCGTCGACTCCGAACGGCTGGAGTATCTGGCCAAGTCCTGA
- a CDS encoding DAK2 domain-containing protein: MLGVRETLDAAALRQWGSLCVDRLSEHRDEINALNVFPVADSDTGTNLLITMRAARDAAAAEDAAAADPLTAMARAATAGACGNSGIILSQVLRGLAEAAGAAPLTSNTLRAALRRAAILVRESLSAPVDGTMLTVLEAAADRAADCAEETVAAVAVAAAEGAAKALGETPSQLGVLRAAGVVDAGARGLLVLLDALVQICTGRAPARPGYGRSSPAAVPAISEPASDRTVPESCGRWDVGGPGGPRYEVMYLIGATDGDRMAALRAELDRIGDSVVVVGDGAGTWSAHVHCADAGAAVEAGLAAGALRGIRIEGLVVDPATESGPADRGILAIATGPGAVRLFEDAGAVVLTGAVTADRLLDAIRAMPQREVLVLPNGALPAPDLVALGAAARAARREVFMLPSLSMVQGLAALALHDSGSAAVDDALTMSQSSASTRWGAVRIASERALTIVGTCEQGDGLGLVGHDVVVIDPDVGSAARTLLDRMLGLGGELVTLLLGESAPPGLAGDLTAHITAEFPGVEVVTYDGGQAVDLVQIGVE, translated from the coding sequence GTGCTCGGGGTCCGGGAGACGCTGGACGCGGCGGCGCTACGGCAATGGGGAAGCCTGTGCGTCGATCGGCTGTCCGAACACCGCGACGAGATCAACGCCCTCAATGTCTTCCCGGTGGCCGACTCCGACACCGGGACCAATCTGCTGATCACCATGCGCGCGGCGCGCGACGCCGCGGCGGCCGAGGACGCGGCCGCGGCGGATCCGCTCACCGCGATGGCCCGGGCGGCGACCGCCGGCGCCTGCGGGAATTCCGGCATCATCCTGTCGCAGGTCCTGCGCGGGCTGGCCGAGGCCGCGGGTGCGGCGCCGCTGACGTCGAACACCCTGCGTGCCGCGCTGCGGCGGGCCGCGATCCTGGTCCGGGAATCGCTGAGCGCGCCCGTGGACGGCACCATGCTCACCGTCCTCGAGGCCGCCGCCGATCGAGCCGCCGACTGTGCGGAGGAGACGGTCGCGGCGGTGGCCGTCGCCGCCGCCGAGGGTGCGGCCAAGGCGCTCGGCGAGACGCCCTCGCAGCTGGGGGTGCTGCGCGCGGCCGGTGTGGTGGACGCGGGTGCGCGCGGACTCCTGGTCCTGCTGGACGCGCTCGTCCAGATCTGCACCGGACGCGCTCCCGCCCGGCCCGGTTACGGCAGAAGCAGTCCGGCCGCGGTTCCCGCGATATCGGAACCCGCATCCGATCGAACCGTTCCGGAGAGCTGCGGACGCTGGGACGTGGGCGGACCGGGCGGCCCGCGGTACGAGGTGATGTATCTGATCGGCGCGACCGACGGGGATCGCATGGCCGCCCTGCGCGCGGAGCTGGACCGGATCGGTGACTCGGTCGTGGTGGTCGGCGACGGCGCGGGGACCTGGTCCGCGCATGTGCACTGTGCCGATGCGGGCGCCGCGGTCGAGGCCGGGCTGGCGGCCGGCGCCCTCCGCGGTATCCGGATCGAGGGGCTGGTCGTCGACCCCGCCACGGAATCCGGCCCGGCCGATCGGGGGATTCTCGCGATCGCCACCGGGCCCGGCGCGGTGCGGCTGTTCGAGGACGCGGGCGCGGTCGTGCTCACCGGTGCGGTCACCGCCGATCGGCTGCTCGACGCCATTCGCGCGATGCCGCAGCGTGAGGTCCTGGTGCTGCCCAACGGAGCGCTACCGGCGCCGGATCTGGTCGCGCTCGGCGCGGCCGCCCGTGCCGCCCGGCGCGAGGTCTTCATGCTGCCGAGCCTGTCGATGGTGCAGGGGCTGGCCGCGCTGGCGCTGCACGACAGCGGCAGCGCGGCCGTCGACGACGCGCTGACGATGTCGCAGTCCTCGGCGAGCACACGCTGGGGCGCGGTGCGGATCGCGTCCGAGCGCGCGCTGACCATCGTCGGAACCTGTGAACAGGGTGACGGACTCGGCCTCGTCGGCCACGATGTGGTGGTGATCGATCCGGATGTGGGCAGCGCGGCCCGCACCCTGCTGGACCGGATGCTCGGACTGGGTGGTGAACTGGTCACCCTGCTGCTGGGCGAGTCGGCACCGCCGGGGCTCGCGGGCGATCTCACCGCACACATCACCGCGGAGTTCCCGGGCGTCGAAGTCGTCACCTACGACGGCGGACAGGCCGTGGACCTGGTTCAGATCGGGGTGGAATAG
- the rpmB gene encoding 50S ribosomal protein L28 — protein sequence MAAVCDVCAKGPGFGKSVSHSHRRTNRRWNPNIQTVRAQVAPGNTRRMNVCTSCLKAGKVVRG from the coding sequence ATGGCTGCCGTCTGCGACGTCTGCGCCAAGGGCCCCGGCTTCGGTAAGTCGGTTTCGCACTCGCACCGGCGCACCAACCGTCGCTGGAATCCGAACATTCAGACCGTTCGCGCGCAGGTTGCCCCCGGCAATACCCGCCGTATGAACGTCTGCACCTCCTGCCTGAAGGCAGGAAAGGTTGTTCGCGGCTGA
- a CDS encoding GNAT family N-acetyltransferase: protein MSGWEIREATADDARDLAVCHIESWREAYRGLVPDHLLDAFDIERRARQWARIITEFGTGNPEDLESYTTIVAVDDTREPGQRVLGFAHAGPPRDEPRPADRELFALYVRAARHGTGVAAEVMRAILLPDTDTALWVFEENPRAGNFYRKFGFAADGARRIEPLSMASEIRMIARHGTTERR from the coding sequence GTGAGCGGATGGGAAATCCGGGAGGCCACCGCGGACGATGCCCGCGACCTGGCGGTCTGCCATATCGAATCCTGGCGGGAAGCGTATCGGGGCCTGGTCCCCGATCACCTGCTGGACGCCTTCGATATCGAACGTCGCGCACGGCAGTGGGCCCGCATCATCACCGAATTCGGGACGGGAAATCCGGAAGACCTCGAGTCGTATACGACGATCGTGGCCGTCGACGACACCCGTGAACCCGGGCAGCGAGTCCTCGGATTCGCTCACGCCGGACCGCCACGCGACGAACCTCGCCCCGCCGATCGGGAACTGTTCGCGCTCTACGTCCGTGCCGCTCGGCACGGCACGGGCGTCGCCGCGGAGGTGATGCGTGCGATTCTCCTCCCCGACACCGACACCGCACTATGGGTGTTCGAGGAGAATCCACGCGCCGGAAACTTCTATCGGAAGTTCGGATTCGCGGCCGACGGCGCCCGCAGAATCGAACCGCTGTCCATGGCGAGCGAAATACGAATGATCGCCCGCCACGGAACTACTGAGCGCCGTTGA
- a CDS encoding uracil-DNA glycosylase: MGVKPLPEIIDTGWAEALEPVADRIAEMGEFLRAENSAGRGYFPKGENVLRAFTRPFDKVRVLIVGQDPYPTPGHAMGLSFSVAPDVSPVPRSLANIFSEYSRDLGHPTPSCGDLTPWSDQGVLMLNRVLTVTPGKPASHRGKGWEAVTEQAIRALVARDQPLVAILWGRDASTLKPMLGDVPNIESAHPSPLSASRGFFGSRPFSRTNELLGTLGAAPVDWRLP, from the coding sequence ATGGGCGTGAAACCATTGCCGGAGATCATCGATACGGGCTGGGCCGAGGCGTTGGAACCGGTGGCCGACCGAATCGCCGAGATGGGGGAGTTCCTGCGGGCGGAGAATTCCGCGGGCCGCGGGTATTTCCCCAAGGGCGAGAACGTTTTACGAGCATTCACCCGCCCCTTCGACAAGGTTCGGGTGCTGATCGTCGGACAGGACCCCTATCCCACGCCCGGACATGCGATGGGCCTGAGTTTCTCGGTGGCGCCGGATGTTTCGCCGGTGCCGCGCAGCCTCGCCAACATCTTCTCCGAGTACTCCCGCGATCTCGGCCATCCCACGCCGTCCTGCGGTGATCTCACGCCCTGGTCGGATCAGGGCGTGCTGATGCTCAACCGAGTGCTGACCGTGACTCCGGGCAAGCCCGCATCGCATCGGGGCAAGGGCTGGGAAGCGGTGACCGAGCAGGCGATTCGCGCCCTCGTCGCCCGCGATCAGCCGCTCGTCGCGATTCTGTGGGGCCGCGACGCCTCGACGCTGAAGCCGATGCTCGGCGACGTGCCGAATATCGAATCCGCCCATCCCTCACCGCTGTCGGCCTCGCGTGGATTCTTCGGATCGAGGCCTTTCTCCCGAACCAACGAATTGCTCGGTACATTGGGGGCCGCCCCGGTCGACTGGCGCTTGCCCTGA
- a CDS encoding thiamine-phosphate kinase, translating into MTESTPRTVRELGEFALIARMNAGRSPGPGVLLGPGDDAAVIAAPADRYVVSTDMLIQGRHFRLDWSGPRDIGAKAIAQNAADVVAMGAVPSAFVVALGCPGDTPVRFVDGLVEGMWAEARRAGASIAGGDVVSSPLLVLSVTAFGDPGRPPVLRSGASESDIVAVAGRLGHSAAGLELLTADADRERFADLVAAHRIPRPPYEAVRDLPDTTAVTSMTDVSDGLLADLAHLADASGVAIDVDAAAVADPALRPAADALGADPLTWALTGGEDHAFAATFRAGTPLPPGWRGIGRVRSGTGVFVDGDRWPGPLGWESFTGGE; encoded by the coding sequence ATCACCGAGAGTACCCCGCGAACCGTCCGTGAACTGGGCGAATTCGCGTTGATCGCACGGATGAACGCGGGCCGCTCGCCCGGGCCCGGCGTCCTGCTCGGCCCCGGCGACGATGCGGCGGTGATCGCGGCTCCGGCCGATCGCTACGTGGTCAGCACCGACATGCTGATCCAGGGGCGTCACTTCCGGCTCGACTGGTCGGGCCCGCGCGATATCGGCGCCAAGGCCATCGCGCAGAACGCCGCCGACGTGGTGGCGATGGGTGCGGTGCCGAGTGCGTTCGTGGTCGCGCTGGGTTGCCCCGGCGATACTCCGGTGCGCTTCGTCGACGGGCTGGTCGAGGGAATGTGGGCGGAGGCGCGCCGGGCGGGGGCTTCGATCGCGGGCGGTGACGTGGTGAGCAGTCCGCTGCTGGTGCTGTCGGTCACCGCGTTCGGCGATCCGGGGCGGCCGCCGGTTCTGCGCTCGGGGGCGAGCGAATCCGATATCGTCGCCGTCGCGGGACGGCTGGGGCACTCGGCGGCGGGCCTGGAGCTGCTGACGGCCGACGCCGATCGTGAGCGTTTCGCCGATCTGGTTGCCGCGCACCGGATTCCGCGACCACCGTACGAGGCGGTCCGGGATCTGCCGGATACCACGGCGGTCACCTCGATGACCGATGTCTCCGACGGGCTGCTCGCCGATCTGGCCCATCTGGCCGATGCCTCGGGCGTGGCCATCGATGTGGACGCCGCGGCGGTGGCCGATCCGGCGTTGCGCCCGGCGGCCGACGCTCTCGGCGCCGACCCGCTGACCTGGGCACTCACCGGCGGTGAGGACCATGCCTTCGCCGCCACCTTCCGTGCGGGCACACCGCTGCCGCCCGGGTGGCGTGGTATCGGCCGGGTTCGCTCCGGCACCGGGGTTTTCGTCGACGGCGACCGGTGGCCGGGACCGCTGGGCTGGGAATCGTTCACCGGGGGTGAGTGA